One genomic region from Aliidongia dinghuensis encodes:
- a CDS encoding enoyl-CoA hydratase/isomerase family protein — translation MADHPAAPPLEFPPDEVLVETRGRLGIVTLNRPKALNALSLGMIRALDQALAAFAAEAAVDAVLIRGAGEKAFCAGGDVRALVTAPADVDKDALARAFFAEEYRLNLHVHRYLKPFVALIDGVTMGGGCGLSLHSGFVVATERTMVAMPETVLGLFPDVGATWFLNQCPGEMGVYLGLTGRRLKAADLKAVGLASHFTPSPGLDALVDALAAESSLDHAVVSRILKAHDQDAGASPLLDDQAAIDRIFASDSVEAIVTALETETAPWAAEALHTIRRASPTSLRITLRQLREGRVFGSDVAAMLRIEYRLAVRSVAGHDFAEGVRAILIDKDNKPAWRPAQLDKVQDAWIDQFFVPFENPADELDVS, via the coding sequence ATGGCCGATCATCCCGCCGCCCCGCCGCTCGAGTTCCCGCCCGACGAGGTGCTGGTCGAGACGCGCGGCCGCCTTGGCATCGTGACGCTCAATCGGCCGAAGGCCCTCAACGCGCTCAGCCTCGGCATGATCCGGGCGCTCGACCAGGCGCTCGCGGCCTTTGCCGCGGAGGCGGCCGTCGACGCCGTGCTGATTCGCGGCGCCGGTGAGAAGGCGTTCTGTGCCGGCGGCGATGTGCGGGCACTGGTGACGGCGCCGGCGGACGTCGACAAGGATGCGCTCGCCCGTGCGTTCTTCGCCGAGGAATATCGGCTGAATCTCCATGTCCACCGGTACCTGAAGCCGTTCGTCGCGCTCATCGACGGCGTCACGATGGGCGGCGGTTGCGGCCTGTCGCTCCATAGCGGCTTCGTGGTCGCGACCGAGCGCACCATGGTCGCCATGCCGGAAACCGTGCTGGGCCTGTTCCCCGACGTGGGCGCCACCTGGTTCCTCAACCAGTGCCCGGGCGAGATGGGGGTCTATCTGGGCCTCACCGGCCGTCGCCTGAAGGCCGCGGATCTGAAGGCGGTCGGGCTCGCGAGCCATTTCACCCCATCCCCCGGTCTCGACGCGCTGGTGGATGCCCTCGCCGCCGAGTCGAGCCTCGATCATGCCGTGGTGTCGCGCATCCTCAAAGCGCATGACCAGGACGCCGGCGCGAGCCCACTCCTCGACGACCAGGCGGCGATCGACCGGATCTTCGCCAGCGACAGCGTGGAGGCGATCGTGACGGCGCTCGAGACGGAAACGGCCCCCTGGGCGGCGGAGGCGCTGCACACGATTCGCCGGGCTTCGCCGACCAGCCTCAGGATCACGCTCCGGCAATTGCGCGAAGGGCGTGTGTTCGGATCCGACGTCGCTGCCATGCTGCGTATCGAATATCGGCTTGCCGTCCGCTCGGTCGCAGGGCACGATTTCGCGGAAGGGGTGCGCGCCATCCTGATTGACAAGGACAACAAGCCGGCCTGGCGGCCGGCGCAGCTGGACAAAGTCCAGGATGCGTGGATCGACCAGTTCTTCGTGCCGTTCGAGAATCCGGCCGACGAACTCGACGTTTCGTGA
- a CDS encoding MarR family winged helix-turn-helix transcriptional regulator — protein MKESYLNLIALVERLHRQFLELVRTELDSLGVQDINNVQALILFNIGEAELTVGELTLRGCYLGSNVSYNVKKMVENGYLVQERSPHDRRSIRVRVTPKGLELCAKLDAMHDRHIASLNGTPVDAPTLETTNAALKRVDRFWTQIVDRGVRVMPRMSTTAA, from the coding sequence ATGAAAGAGTCCTATTTGAACCTGATCGCGCTGGTCGAGCGCTTGCACCGTCAGTTCCTGGAACTGGTGCGGACCGAACTCGATAGCCTCGGGGTGCAGGATATCAACAACGTGCAGGCGTTGATCCTGTTCAACATCGGCGAGGCCGAGCTGACGGTCGGCGAGCTGACCCTGCGCGGGTGCTACCTCGGTTCGAACGTGTCCTATAACGTCAAGAAGATGGTCGAGAACGGCTATCTCGTCCAGGAGCGCTCGCCGCACGACCGGCGGTCGATCCGGGTGCGCGTGACGCCGAAGGGCCTGGAACTGTGCGCCAAGCTCGACGCCATGCACGACCGCCATATCGCGAGCCTCAACGGCACGCCGGTCGACGCGCCGACGCTCGAGACCACGAACGCGGCTCTGAAGCGGGTCGACCGGTTCTGGACCCAGATCGTCGACCGCGGCGTCCGCGTGATGCCGCGCATGTCGACGACGGCCGCCTGA
- the hemB gene encoding porphobilinogen synthase, producing the protein MLPLSSSFLGAYPRTRLRRNRRDDWSRRLVAENVLTAGDLIWPVFVQPGDGQRQPIAAMPGVERLTIAQLIDAAGEAQALGIPCIALFPATEPALKTEDGREAWNEGNLICESVRALKRHLPDLGVLCDVALDPYTTHGHDGILVEGHVANDVTVEALVRQTLAQARAGCDVIAPSDMMDGRIGAIRDALDAAGFEHVRIMSYAAKYASAFYGPFREAIGSKRTSNRPLDKRGYQMDPANSEEALREVAFDLEEGADMIMVKPGLPYLDIIRRVKDRFHVPTYAYQVSGEYAMLRGAMDNGWLDERVVLESLMGFKRAGADGVLTYFAIEAAKRLKAG; encoded by the coding sequence ATGTTGCCTTTGTCGTCTTCGTTTCTCGGGGCCTATCCCCGCACCCGCCTGCGCCGCAACCGGCGCGACGACTGGTCCCGCCGCCTGGTCGCGGAAAATGTGCTGACCGCGGGCGACCTGATCTGGCCGGTGTTCGTGCAGCCGGGCGACGGCCAGCGCCAGCCGATCGCGGCCATGCCCGGCGTCGAGCGCCTGACCATCGCTCAGCTGATCGACGCCGCAGGCGAGGCCCAGGCGCTAGGGATTCCCTGCATCGCGCTCTTTCCGGCGACCGAGCCCGCGCTCAAGACCGAGGACGGGCGCGAAGCCTGGAACGAGGGCAATTTGATCTGCGAGTCCGTGCGCGCATTGAAGCGCCATTTGCCGGACCTGGGCGTGCTGTGCGACGTGGCGCTCGACCCCTATACCACCCATGGCCACGACGGCATCCTGGTCGAGGGCCATGTCGCCAACGACGTGACGGTCGAGGCACTGGTCCGCCAGACGCTGGCCCAGGCGCGCGCCGGCTGCGACGTGATCGCCCCCTCCGACATGATGGACGGGCGTATCGGCGCCATTCGCGACGCGCTCGACGCCGCCGGGTTCGAGCATGTCCGCATCATGTCCTACGCCGCCAAATACGCCTCCGCCTTCTACGGGCCGTTCCGCGAGGCGATCGGCTCCAAGCGCACGTCGAACCGGCCGCTCGACAAGCGCGGCTACCAGATGGATCCGGCGAATAGCGAGGAAGCGCTGCGCGAGGTCGCCTTCGACCTCGAGGAGGGCGCCGACATGATCATGGTCAAGCCCGGCCTGCCCTATCTCGACATCATCCGGCGGGTGAAGGACCGGTTCCACGTCCCGACCTACGCCTATCAGGTGAGCGGCGAATACGCGATGCTGCGCGGCGCCATGGACAACGGCTGGCTCGACGAGCGGGTCGTGCTCGAATCGCTCATGGGCTTCAAGCGCGCCGGCGCCGACGGCGTCTTGACCTATTTCGCGATCGAGGCGGCGAAGCGGCTCAAGGCGGGGTAA